A stretch of the Hyperolius riggenbachi isolate aHypRig1 chromosome 11, aHypRig1.pri, whole genome shotgun sequence genome encodes the following:
- the SIAH1 gene encoding E3 ubiquitin-protein ligase SIAH1 isoform X2, whose protein sequence is MSRQTAAAIPTGTSKCPPSQRVPALTGTTASNNDLASLFECPVCFDYVLPPILQCQSGHLVCSNCRPKLTCCPTCRGPLGSIRNLAMEKVANSVLFPCKYASSGCEVTLPHTEKADHEELCEFRPYSCPCPGASCKWQGSLDAVMPHLMHQHKSITTLQGEDIVFLATDINLPGAVDWVMMQSCFGFHFMLVLEKQEKYDGHQQFFAIVQLIGTRKQAENFAYRLELNGHRRRLTWEATPRSIHEGIATAIMNSDCLVFDTSIAQLFAENGNLGINVTISMC, encoded by the coding sequence ATGAGCCGTCAGACTGCTGCAGCCATTCCAACTGGTACCTCAAAGTGTCCACCTTCCCAGCGTGTGCCAGCTCTGACAGGAACAACGGCTTCCAACAATGACCTGGCGAGCCTCTTTGAATGCCCCGTGTGCTTTGACTATGTCTTGCCACCCATCCTTCAGTGTCAAAGCGGACATCTCGTGTGTAGCAACTGTCGCCCCAAGCTCACATGCTGCCCCACCTGCCGGGGTCCCCTGGGGTCCATCCGCAACCTGGCGATGGAGAAAGTCGCAAACTCTGTCCTCTTCCCCTGTAAATACGCCTCGTCGGGCTGCGAGGTGACGCTGCCGCACACGGAGAAAGCGGACCATGAAGAGCTGTGCGAGTTCCGACCGTATTCGTGCCCGTGTCCCGGGGCCTCCTGCAAGTGGCAGGGCTCCCTGGATGCAGTGATGCCCCACCTCATGCACCAGCATAAATCCATCACAACGTTACAAGGAGAGGACATCGTGTTCCTCGCCACGGACATCAACCTTCCGGGGGCTGTGGACTGGGTTATGATGCAGTCCTGTTTTGGTTTTCATTTCATGCTGGTCTTGGAAAAGCAAGAGAAGTACGACGGCCACCAACAGTTTTTCGCCATTGTGCAGCTAATAGGAACGCGCAAGCAAGCCGAGAACTTTGCTTACCGCCTGGAGCTTAACGGCCACCGGCGACGGCTAACGTGGGAAGCTACACCGCGCTCCATTCACGAGGGCATCGCCACCGCCATCATGAACAGCGACTGCTTGGTGTTTGACACGAGCATTGCACAGCTGTTTGCGGAAAATGGCAATTTAGGAATAAATGTGACCATCTCCATGTGTTAA
- the SIAH1 gene encoding E3 ubiquitin-protein ligase SIAH1 isoform X1: MTGKATHSVLYSWKGVLFTCLSGSDPKKRKDMSRQTAAAIPTGTSKCPPSQRVPALTGTTASNNDLASLFECPVCFDYVLPPILQCQSGHLVCSNCRPKLTCCPTCRGPLGSIRNLAMEKVANSVLFPCKYASSGCEVTLPHTEKADHEELCEFRPYSCPCPGASCKWQGSLDAVMPHLMHQHKSITTLQGEDIVFLATDINLPGAVDWVMMQSCFGFHFMLVLEKQEKYDGHQQFFAIVQLIGTRKQAENFAYRLELNGHRRRLTWEATPRSIHEGIATAIMNSDCLVFDTSIAQLFAENGNLGINVTISMC; encoded by the coding sequence ACATGAGCCGTCAGACTGCTGCAGCCATTCCAACTGGTACCTCAAAGTGTCCACCTTCCCAGCGTGTGCCAGCTCTGACAGGAACAACGGCTTCCAACAATGACCTGGCGAGCCTCTTTGAATGCCCCGTGTGCTTTGACTATGTCTTGCCACCCATCCTTCAGTGTCAAAGCGGACATCTCGTGTGTAGCAACTGTCGCCCCAAGCTCACATGCTGCCCCACCTGCCGGGGTCCCCTGGGGTCCATCCGCAACCTGGCGATGGAGAAAGTCGCAAACTCTGTCCTCTTCCCCTGTAAATACGCCTCGTCGGGCTGCGAGGTGACGCTGCCGCACACGGAGAAAGCGGACCATGAAGAGCTGTGCGAGTTCCGACCGTATTCGTGCCCGTGTCCCGGGGCCTCCTGCAAGTGGCAGGGCTCCCTGGATGCAGTGATGCCCCACCTCATGCACCAGCATAAATCCATCACAACGTTACAAGGAGAGGACATCGTGTTCCTCGCCACGGACATCAACCTTCCGGGGGCTGTGGACTGGGTTATGATGCAGTCCTGTTTTGGTTTTCATTTCATGCTGGTCTTGGAAAAGCAAGAGAAGTACGACGGCCACCAACAGTTTTTCGCCATTGTGCAGCTAATAGGAACGCGCAAGCAAGCCGAGAACTTTGCTTACCGCCTGGAGCTTAACGGCCACCGGCGACGGCTAACGTGGGAAGCTACACCGCGCTCCATTCACGAGGGCATCGCCACCGCCATCATGAACAGCGACTGCTTGGTGTTTGACACGAGCATTGCACAGCTGTTTGCGGAAAATGGCAATTTAGGAATAAATGTGACCATCTCCATGTGTTAA